The following proteins are co-located in the Methanobrevibacter sp. genome:
- a CDS encoding U32 family peptidase, translating to MRIPELLAPVGSMDHLKVAINAGASSVYLSGKDYGARKFAENFTLDEIDDAVNIAHLHNVKVYVTVNTLIKEDELEDVINYLSKLYAIGVDAVLIQDLGLVELINRHLPHLKIHASTQMTCENQLKLNYIESKGIKRVVLPREMRREEISQLKTNMELEIFAHGALCYSYSGQCLMSSFKGGRSGNRGTCAQPCRQKYKINGMKREDYYLSPCDLNLFNQLKEIAELNISCIKIEGRMRSKEYLAIVISNYRKALNKLKSMKNTNDEELSLVFNRGFVEGQFSHKSKRSIRAGHVGLKIGKVIDSQKNQIAVRIDDSIKTIPEKGDGLLIVKKNNDYGLEISQNPIITTLNHFKKGKNKQIKDFTRKDKVMIVKKVWQNKKITFDLTDSNVYLTKRNNLNKKVKEIENKGRSFIKSKLTITFSLKNKFPHLKGRLTLANRRQIECEVRGNTPFEKPLKKSVTAETVKKQLAKIDNYPYEITQININYDGTLFIPISKLNELRRNLFEALKKEVENSYKHECEKITLTHEKSEHKKNPVNFSFYTNNLNHLKEIDNVKRVYLEIPPEHDDVDITSPNTPNINYMVNFIKEALEISYDKDYEIIWKWPDITHDKLIKTLNKVRGILNKMHYSLPVMTGNFNGEYGPYSMNITNTQSIDSLENYKIITLSPELTKKDYENIIDNAKNPEKIEMLVQGSVELMKSRYSILSKKEFKQIKNKNNFYLIDRKNNRYPIHKSISQEELEIFDDSELSLLDEIKHLKKIGFCNFSIDGRWRDDEYCKIIDIYKQAIDEDIDEKKLLKYSSKNTLGNY from the coding sequence ATGAGAATTCCAGAATTGCTTGCACCAGTCGGATCCATGGACCATTTGAAAGTGGCAATAAATGCAGGAGCCAGTTCAGTATACCTGTCCGGAAAAGACTATGGAGCCCGCAAGTTTGCCGAGAACTTCACCTTAGATGAAATTGATGATGCAGTAAACATAGCCCATCTGCATAACGTTAAGGTTTACGTTACCGTCAACACACTAATCAAAGAGGACGAACTGGAAGATGTTATAAACTATCTTTCAAAGCTATATGCTATTGGAGTAGATGCCGTTTTAATTCAGGATTTAGGATTGGTCGAACTGATAAACAGACATCTGCCCCACTTGAAAATTCATGCCTCAACCCAGATGACCTGTGAAAATCAGCTGAAACTGAATTATATTGAAAGCAAAGGAATTAAAAGAGTTGTCCTTCCTCGCGAAATGAGACGTGAAGAAATTTCCCAGCTTAAAACAAATATGGAACTTGAAATATTTGCACATGGTGCGCTTTGCTATTCCTATTCAGGACAGTGCCTCATGAGCAGTTTCAAAGGAGGGCGCAGCGGAAACAGAGGAACCTGTGCCCAGCCATGTCGCCAGAAATATAAAATCAATGGAATGAAAAGAGAGGACTATTATCTCTCCCCATGCGATTTAAACCTGTTCAATCAGCTGAAGGAAATAGCCGAGCTAAATATATCCTGCATAAAGATTGAAGGAAGAATGCGCAGCAAGGAATACCTGGCAATTGTAATAAGCAATTACAGAAAAGCACTGAACAAGCTAAAAAGTATGAAAAACACCAATGATGAAGAGTTAAGCTTGGTATTCAACAGAGGATTTGTTGAAGGACAGTTCAGCCACAAATCCAAAAGAAGCATCAGGGCAGGGCATGTCGGCTTGAAAATAGGTAAGGTCATAGACAGCCAGAAAAACCAGATTGCAGTTAGAATAGATGACTCCATCAAAACCATACCTGAAAAAGGAGACGGATTGCTGATTGTTAAGAAAAATAACGATTATGGACTGGAAATATCCCAAAATCCAATAATAACAACTTTAAATCATTTTAAAAAAGGTAAAAATAAACAGATCAAGGATTTTACCCGAAAAGACAAGGTGATGATTGTTAAAAAGGTTTGGCAGAACAAGAAAATTACTTTTGATTTAACCGATTCCAATGTGTATCTAACCAAAAGAAATAATTTAAACAAGAAAGTTAAGGAAATAGAAAATAAAGGAAGGAGCTTTATCAAATCAAAGCTTACAATAACATTTTCACTGAAAAATAAGTTCCCACATTTAAAGGGCAGGCTGACACTTGCAAACCGTAGGCAGATAGAATGTGAAGTAAGAGGAAATACTCCTTTTGAAAAACCCCTAAAAAAGAGTGTTACAGCAGAAACCGTTAAAAAACAGCTTGCAAAAATTGACAATTACCCTTATGAGATAACACAAATCAACATAAACTATGACGGGACACTGTTTATTCCAATCAGCAAACTCAATGAACTTAGAAGGAACCTCTTTGAAGCTTTGAAAAAGGAAGTTGAAAACTCATATAAACACGAATGCGAAAAAATTACATTAACACATGAAAAATCAGAGCATAAAAAAAATCCTGTTAACTTTTCATTTTACACAAACAACCTGAATCACCTAAAAGAGATTGATAATGTCAAGAGAGTCTACCTTGAAATTCCCCCTGAACATGATGATGTGGACATAACCAGTCCGAACACTCCAAATATCAATTACATGGTGAATTTTATAAAAGAAGCTTTGGAAATTTCATATGATAAAGATTACGAGATTATCTGGAAATGGCCAGACATTACCCATGACAAATTAATCAAAACATTGAATAAAGTAAGAGGGATTCTTAATAAGATGCATTATTCACTGCCCGTCATGACCGGCAACTTTAACGGAGAATATGGACCATATTCAATGAACATCACAAATACACAAAGCATAGACAGTTTAGAAAACTACAAAATAATTACACTATCCCCTGAATTAACCAAAAAAGACTATGAAAATATTATTGACAATGCTAAAAATCCCGAAAAGATTGAAATGCTTGTTCAGGGATCAGTTGAACTGATGAAAAGCAGATACTCAATTTTATCCAAAAAAGAATTCAAACAAATCAAAAATAAGAATAACTTCTATTTAATCGACAGAAAAAATAACAGATATCCGATTCATAAAAGCATTTCACAGGAAGAGTTGGAAATCTTTGATGACAGCGAACTCTCATTACTTGATGAAATTAAACATCTAAAAAAGATTGGTTTTTGTAATTTCTCTATAGACGGTCGCTGGAGAGATGATGAATACTGTAAAATAATTGATATTTATAAACAGGCTATTGATGAAGATATTGATGAGAAAAAACTGTTAAAATACAGTTCCAAAAATACACTGGGAAACTACTGA
- a CDS encoding endonuclease MutS2, whose protein sequence is MQGERITLQNIKGIGDKISEKIINSVGGEEELQKIVDNVDVEKISNIEGISQRKAIEIMNQLLNNPEYEFIKSDRAIDLYEDIINKILSYSNTSYSKNRILLLSPSKDIDKINSQLDFVMNAKEHVSQLPIIKLRGLMKNLKEVEEAKAEYDPSKVILVEREEDNSYLCDLGLNQYYPILTASDSPLLQEEMMNYDLVFYVYSEGILDFEGMPNLVMINIEDNDYEIVPEKIINFFMQNKDLFNRVHEIQKIRNKESVLGDIIPILDELNIIDKREVDIEELVNSLKDDMDDELEKSIKQVDLEGDEVLNLLNNNFPPKISKIFDEIINKRKDIIREKTGLSFDPFLRTYPIQIDENEIQRVTLEQSSKKENDIFDIKKSAAIELNSIKKRAIEEVEDAIKFDYEFSLGSFAYEYDLCKPEFGDEIKLNGALHLELALKKDNDYVQTVDYQLTKDENIALLTGANSGGKTTLLETLTQIQIMAQMGLPVSAQNAEIKLCDEIYHFSKKRSLDAGAFESFLNVFIPIVTTNSEKLVLLDELEGITELDAAVKIISTFIDMIKESNSYGVIVTHMARELMNYTDIRVDGIEAKGLDENYNLIVDRTPKMNFLAKSTPELILKRIYEKSDDDLKAVYARILEKF, encoded by the coding sequence ATGCAAGGAGAAAGAATTACATTGCAAAACATAAAAGGTATAGGAGATAAAATATCCGAAAAAATAATAAACAGCGTTGGAGGAGAAGAAGAACTCCAAAAAATAGTTGATAATGTGGATGTTGAAAAGATATCCAATATTGAAGGAATTAGTCAAAGAAAAGCTATTGAAATAATGAATCAACTATTGAACAATCCCGAATATGAATTTATAAAAAGTGACAGAGCAATAGATCTCTATGAAGACATTATAAATAAAATATTATCCTATTCCAATACTTCCTATTCAAAAAACAGAATACTGCTGCTTTCTCCTTCAAAAGACATTGACAAGATAAATTCTCAGCTCGACTTTGTGATGAATGCAAAGGAACATGTTTCACAGCTCCCAATCATCAAGCTAAGAGGATTGATGAAAAATCTGAAAGAGGTTGAAGAAGCCAAAGCCGAATATGATCCAAGTAAAGTCATACTTGTTGAAAGGGAAGAAGACAATTCCTACCTCTGTGATTTAGGTTTAAATCAATATTACCCAATTCTTACAGCAAGCGATTCACCATTGCTTCAGGAAGAAATGATGAATTATGACCTTGTATTCTATGTTTATTCTGAAGGAATTCTTGATTTTGAAGGAATGCCAAACCTTGTAATGATTAATATTGAAGACAATGATTATGAAATCGTTCCTGAAAAAATAATCAACTTTTTCATGCAGAATAAAGACCTGTTCAATAGAGTTCATGAAATTCAAAAAATCAGAAATAAGGAAAGTGTTCTAGGAGACATCATTCCAATACTTGATGAACTTAACATTATTGATAAAAGAGAAGTTGACATTGAAGAACTTGTTAATTCCTTAAAGGATGATATGGATGATGAGTTAGAAAAATCCATAAAACAAGTTGACCTTGAAGGAGATGAAGTTCTCAACCTATTAAACAATAACTTCCCACCAAAGATAAGCAAAATATTTGACGAAATTATCAATAAACGTAAAGACATTATTCGTGAAAAAACCGGGCTAAGTTTTGACCCGTTCTTAAGAACATACCCAATTCAAATTGATGAAAATGAAATCCAAAGAGTAACCCTGGAACAGTCATCCAAAAAAGAAAATGACATATTTGACATTAAAAAAAGTGCTGCAATTGAATTAAACTCAATAAAGAAAAGAGCAATTGAAGAAGTCGAAGATGCTATAAAATTCGATTACGAATTCAGTTTAGGCAGTTTTGCATATGAATATGATTTATGCAAGCCGGAATTTGGTGATGAAATCAAATTAAACGGCGCACTGCATCTGGAACTTGCACTTAAGAAAGACAATGATTATGTTCAGACTGTCGACTATCAATTAACAAAAGATGAAAATATTGCACTTTTGACCGGTGCAAACAGCGGTGGTAAAACCACACTTCTTGAAACATTGACACAAATTCAAATTATGGCGCAAATGGGACTTCCTGTAAGTGCGCAGAATGCTGAGATTAAATTATGTGATGAAATTTATCACTTTTCCAAAAAACGATCTTTAGATGCAGGCGCATTCGAATCATTCTTAAATGTGTTCATACCAATCGTCACCACCAATAGTGAAAAGTTAGTATTACTTGATGAACTTGAAGGAATCACAGAACTTGATGCAGCAGTTAAAATCATATCCACATTTATTGATATGATTAAAGAATCCAATTCCTATGGAGTCATTGTCACACACATGGCCCGTGAACTAATGAACTACACAGACATCAGAGTAGATGGTATTGAAGCCAAAGGATTGGACGAAAATTATAATTTAATTGTTGATAGAACACCTAAAATGAATTTCCTTGCAAAAAGTACCCCTGAATTAATTCTAAAAAGAATCTATGAAAAATCAGATGATGATTTAAAAGCAGTATATGCCAGAATTTTAGAAAAATTCTAA
- a CDS encoding AarF/ABC1/UbiB kinase family protein, with translation MKVISHPQNENIKRINEIYQVLKKNYLGYLIEENSFFSKFPFIRNRKIEKEEKTADESISVRIRKVFEELGPAYIKLGQMLSTRPDLVGIETAEELQSLRDNTPTTPFNEMKEVIESELGKPIDEIFSKIDETPIGSASIGQVYKAKLKENGEYVAVKVQKPNSYEIVKSDIEIMKFLAKRVDKYIFQTRTYNLPAVVKEFERSIFKELNYLDEVMNMQNLSKNFKGVHYIKIPEPYTDYCASKVIVMELIKGIEVTDLLKKEYPDINKKKISKYGVKSYFKQVLIDGFFHADPHPGNLIVTEDNKLCYIDMGMMGILTEDFKESLAELILLLINRNSGDIIKQLIYMDIITPSQNTEDLQADVEDLLNRYYGAELKNMDGVMEDLLNVMVKNNVVLPKEFIMIGRGIALIEDTGKKLDPEFNAATELKKLSRKIVINKYKPGRLGRVGVNYLMQLEHLAKDLPDTINNTISKIEEGNLEVNIRVLEISEIINQLSISLILSALILGSSLALVSNVGPKIFEIPLLGLGGFLFSAVLGGILIVKYMMETD, from the coding sequence ATGAAAGTTATTTCCCATCCTCAAAACGAAAACATTAAAAGAATTAATGAAATATATCAGGTCCTTAAAAAGAACTATTTAGGATATCTGATTGAAGAAAATAGTTTTTTTAGCAAATTTCCATTTATAAGAAATCGTAAAATCGAAAAGGAAGAAAAAACTGCAGATGAATCTATTTCAGTAAGAATTAGGAAAGTATTTGAGGAATTGGGACCGGCTTATATTAAATTAGGCCAAATGCTAAGTACAAGACCCGACCTTGTTGGAATCGAAACTGCCGAAGAGCTCCAATCCTTAAGGGATAACACTCCAACCACACCTTTTAATGAAATGAAAGAAGTTATTGAAAGTGAACTTGGAAAACCAATTGATGAAATTTTTTCAAAAATTGATGAAACTCCTATTGGTTCAGCTTCAATTGGACAAGTATATAAAGCTAAATTAAAAGAAAATGGAGAATATGTTGCAGTTAAAGTTCAAAAGCCAAATTCATATGAAATTGTGAAATCAGATATAGAAATAATGAAATTTTTGGCAAAAAGAGTCGACAAATACATTTTCCAAACAAGAACATACAATCTGCCTGCAGTGGTTAAAGAGTTTGAAAGGTCAATATTCAAAGAGCTTAACTATTTGGACGAAGTAATGAATATGCAAAATCTTTCAAAGAACTTCAAAGGCGTCCATTATATCAAAATTCCGGAACCATATACTGATTACTGCGCTTCAAAAGTAATTGTTATGGAACTGATAAAAGGTATTGAAGTTACAGATTTGCTTAAAAAAGAATATCCAGACATCAATAAGAAGAAAATATCAAAATATGGTGTTAAATCTTATTTTAAACAAGTTTTGATAGATGGATTTTTCCACGCCGACCCCCATCCGGGAAACCTGATTGTCACTGAGGACAATAAACTGTGTTATATCGATATGGGAATGATGGGAATATTAACTGAGGACTTTAAAGAGAGTCTGGCCGAATTAATCCTGCTTTTAATAAATAGAAATAGTGGTGACATTATCAAGCAGTTAATCTACATGGACATTATCACACCTTCCCAAAACACAGAGGACCTGCAAGCAGACGTTGAAGACCTGTTAAATCGCTATTATGGTGCCGAATTGAAAAACATGGATGGTGTAATGGAAGATTTACTTAATGTAATGGTTAAAAATAATGTCGTTCTTCCAAAAGAATTCATTATGATTGGACGGGGAATTGCTTTAATTGAAGATACCGGTAAAAAGTTAGATCCCGAGTTCAATGCGGCAACCGAATTAAAGAAATTATCCCGAAAGATAGTTATTAACAAATACAAACCTGGACGATTGGGAAGAGTGGGTGTAAATTACCTCATGCAATTAGAACATCTCGCAAAAGACTTGCCCGATACAATAAACAACACAATCTCCAAAATAGAAGAAGGAAACCTTGAAGTAAACATAAGAGTTCTTGAAATCAGTGAAATTATAAATCAGCTATCCATATCATTGATCTTGTCTGCATTAATTTTAGGTTCATCACTAGCACTAGTAAGCAATGTGGGACCGAAAATATTTGAAATCCCCCTATTAGGATTAGGAGGATTCTTGTTCAGTGCCGTATTGGGCGGAATTTTAATAGTCAAATATATGATGGAAACCGATTAA
- a CDS encoding LPXTG cell wall anchor domain-containing protein, with the protein MNLSKKLLTLLAIFCVIASAGVVCAADNDGGYVGSDYADGMGSYAGSQYEDRGYAGSNCQDDGGWAGSQYNETAENAAANQTAPAAGEPTGATNMTANATSSHTMLATGNPILILLGVSAVLGGAAVLRKKTKQIILSRKILFCFFFIFIEFFLRSIFFIGLNFINIYKWRT; encoded by the coding sequence ATGAATCTTTCAAAAAAATTATTAACTTTACTTGCAATATTTTGTGTAATTGCATCTGCTGGTGTTGTTTGCGCAGCAGATAATGATGGTGGTTATGTGGGAAGTGACTATGCGGATGGCATGGGAAGTTATGCCGGTAGTCAATATGAAGATAGGGGTTATGCCGGAAGCAACTGTCAGGATGATGGTGGTTGGGCTGGAAGCCAATACAATGAAACTGCAGAAAACGCTGCAGCAAACCAAACAGCTCCTGCAGCAGGAGAACCAACTGGCGCAACTAACATGACTGCAAACGCAACATCTTCTCACACAATGTTAGCTACAGGTAATCCAATTTTAATATTACTTGGAGTATCAGCAGTATTAGGTGGTGCAGCTGTCTTAAGAAAAAAAACTAAACAGATTATTTTAAGCAGAAAAATATTATTCTGCTTTTTTTTCATATTTATTGAATTTTTTTTAAGGTCTATTTTTTTCATTGGGTTAAATTTCATAAATATTTACAAGTGGCGTACTTAA
- a CDS encoding DUF4013 domain-containing protein, with amino-acid sequence MDAIKYPISDTRKFLIFCVLIIIMSLSTILPSYGLKNNTLTIILSLVTLIVSFVVLGYSVEVIKSGTDGEDTLPDFDYVKQFVMGIKAFILDVIYFIIPAVIVLLVASATGLFSSLTKIIYASIDAMANGASNATMIMSAIPKATMNTFTNALTISLIVGIILFIIFSLMSFTARVRFAKSGSGTEGLRFREILKDMSKVGFIKIIVTLIVIYIISFALIFVITLIGLIPYIGVFIGIFVGLPFMVLFFYRAVGLLFADA; translated from the coding sequence ATGGACGCTATTAAATATCCTATTAGCGATACTCGAAAATTTTTAATATTCTGTGTTTTAATTATTATAATGAGCTTATCAACAATTCTTCCATCTTATGGCTTGAAGAATAATACTTTGACTATTATCTTAAGCCTTGTGACTTTAATTGTTTCATTTGTAGTTTTAGGGTACTCAGTTGAGGTCATTAAAAGCGGAACTGATGGTGAGGATACACTTCCTGATTTTGATTATGTAAAACAGTTTGTCATGGGGATCAAGGCATTTATTTTAGATGTGATATATTTCATCATACCTGCAGTCATTGTCTTACTTGTCGCTTCAGCAACAGGACTGTTTTCTTCACTCACTAAAATCATATATGCAAGTATTGACGCAATGGCTAATGGTGCAAGCAATGCAACCATGATAATGTCAGCAATTCCAAAAGCAACAATGAACACATTCACTAATGCGTTAACCATTTCTTTAATTGTTGGAATTATATTATTTATCATATTTTCATTGATGTCATTTACTGCAAGAGTCAGATTTGCAAAATCCGGAAGCGGAACTGAAGGTCTCAGATTCAGAGAAATACTGAAAGACATGTCAAAAGTCGGTTTTATAAAGATTATAGTTACCTTAATTGTAATTTATATAATTTCATTCGCTTTGATATTTGTCATCACTCTAATCGGATTGATTCCATATATTGGTGTTTTCATAGGCATTTTTGTCGGACTGCCATTTATGGTGCTGTTTTTCTATAGAGCTGTCGGTTTATTATTTGCAGACGCATAA